From Mesotoga infera, a single genomic window includes:
- a CDS encoding FAD-dependent oxidoreductase yields the protein MMETYDAIIVGGGIAGMTSAAYIAKHGARVLLLEKNEKCGGLINSFWRDGFLFDGGVRALESAGIILPMLRELGIEIERVKSPVSVGVEDSIIRVNSKESLKEYSDLLRRIYPGSEDEIEGVVSFIKRIMKDMEILYGVDNPLFMDFKNHKSYFVKVYLPWLFKFLFTLRRIGKFQMPVEEFLEKLVQNRSLRDIIDQHFFKNTPTFF from the coding sequence ATGATGGAGACCTATGACGCGATAATAGTTGGCGGTGGAATTGCAGGAATGACAAGTGCTGCTTATATTGCAAAACACGGCGCTAGAGTCCTCTTGCTGGAGAAAAACGAGAAGTGCGGCGGCTTGATCAACTCCTTCTGGAGGGACGGCTTCCTCTTTGACGGAGGTGTGAGGGCGCTCGAGAGTGCGGGGATCATTCTTCCCATGCTAAGGGAGCTTGGAATTGAGATCGAAAGAGTCAAGAGTCCAGTATCTGTGGGTGTTGAAGACAGCATTATTCGTGTGAACTCCAAGGAAAGCTTGAAGGAGTATTCAGATCTCCTTAGAAGGATATATCCCGGAAGCGAGGATGAAATTGAGGGTGTCGTTTCATTCATAAAGAGGATTATGAAGGACATGGAGATTCTTTACGGAGTCGATAATCCCCTCTTCATGGACTTCAAGAATCACAAGTCGTATTTTGTCAAAGTGTACCTGCCCTGGTTATTCAAGTTTCTTTTTACCCTCCGAAGAATAGGGAAATTCCAGATGCCGGTCGAGGAGTTCCTCGAGAAGCTTGTCCAAAACAGGTCTTTGAGAGACATAATAGACCAGCATTTCTTCAAGAACACCCCGACTTTTTTC